In Dolichospermum flos-aquae CCAP 1403/13F, the following proteins share a genomic window:
- the nifT gene encoding putative nitrogen fixation protein NifT, with product MKVMLRMNDAGTLVVYVPKKDLEEEVVKETDGAAGKILTLTNGWELEFSEFPDKSRLPVTVEAKRLR from the coding sequence ATGAAAGTAATGCTCCGAATGAATGATGCTGGTACTTTAGTTGTCTACGTCCCTAAAAAAGACCTAGAAGAAGAAGTAGTTAAAGAAACAGATGGTGCAGCAGGTAAAATTCTCACTTTAACTAATGGTTGGGAATTAGAATTTAGTGAATTTCCCGATAAAAGTCGTTTACCCGTAACAGTAGAAGCTAAACGTCTTCGTTAA
- a CDS encoding nitrogen fixation protein NifZ, whose protein sequence is MQRDEIELDSQPIFEIGQKVRVKKLIKNDGTFPGREIGEVLAKIGDVGYVSSIGTFLQAYYIYAVHFLETGYIIGCRKRELESAEETHESNAPNE, encoded by the coding sequence ATGCAACGTGATGAAATAGAACTGGACTCGCAACCCATTTTTGAAATTGGTCAAAAAGTTCGAGTTAAGAAACTAATCAAAAACGATGGAACTTTTCCCGGTCGAGAAATTGGGGAAGTTTTAGCCAAAATTGGTGATGTTGGTTATGTCTCCAGCATTGGCACATTTTTGCAAGCTTATTATATCTATGCTGTACATTTTTTGGAAACAGGGTACATCATCGGTTGTCGAAAAAGAGAACTAGAATCTGCTGAGGAAACACATGAAAGTAATGCTCCGAATGAATGA
- the nifV gene encoding homocitrate synthase: protein MYQIMINDTTLRDGEQAAGVAFNLEEKVAIAQFLDAIGVHELEVGIPAMGEEEIRAIVAIRNLDLQAKLLGWNRAVISDIKASIACGLERVHIAIPVSGVQIAAKFHGQWRVSLQKLKDCISFALDQGLWVSVGGEDSSRADENFLQDVAMLSQEWGASRFRFCDTVGVLDPFRTHLKVKHLVSTLSIPIEIHTHNDFGLATANALAGIKAGAVSVNTTVNGLGERAGNAALEEVIMALKCIYGVDLGIQTQHLLKLSQLVAKASGANVQPWKAIVGENTFAHESGIHAHGVLQNPVTYEPYAPEDVGWERRLVIGKHSGRHSLSNLLEQHGIFLDSQETQAVLDVVRQQSILRKRSLTTEELLNLVSEKRYSHAT, encoded by the coding sequence ATGTATCAAATCATGATTAATGATACGACATTACGTGATGGGGAACAGGCAGCAGGTGTTGCTTTTAACTTAGAAGAAAAAGTAGCGATCGCACAATTTCTCGATGCCATTGGTGTCCATGAATTAGAAGTAGGAATTCCGGCAATGGGAGAAGAAGAAATTCGCGCCATTGTTGCCATTCGTAACTTAGATTTACAAGCTAAATTATTAGGTTGGAATCGGGCTGTTATCTCAGATATTAAAGCTTCTATAGCCTGTGGACTCGAACGAGTACATATTGCTATTCCTGTGTCTGGAGTGCAAATTGCCGCTAAATTTCATGGGCAATGGCGAGTAAGTTTACAAAAACTAAAAGACTGTATTAGCTTCGCATTAGATCAAGGTCTTTGGGTATCAGTTGGTGGCGAAGATTCTTCTAGAGCCGACGAAAACTTTCTCCAAGATGTTGCCATGTTATCACAAGAATGGGGAGCATCTCGGTTTCGGTTTTGTGATACAGTTGGGGTACTTGATCCCTTCCGAACTCACCTTAAAGTTAAGCATTTAGTATCAACTCTATCAATTCCTATTGAGATTCACACCCATAATGATTTTGGACTAGCAACTGCTAACGCTTTAGCCGGAATCAAAGCTGGTGCTGTATCTGTAAATACTACCGTTAATGGACTAGGAGAAAGAGCCGGAAATGCAGCTTTGGAAGAAGTAATTATGGCTCTAAAATGTATTTACGGTGTTGACTTGGGAATTCAAACTCAACACTTGTTAAAACTATCTCAATTAGTCGCTAAAGCTTCCGGCGCTAATGTTCAACCTTGGAAAGCAATTGTGGGTGAAAATACCTTTGCTCATGAGTCTGGTATTCATGCTCATGGTGTATTACAAAACCCAGTTACTTATGAACCTTATGCTCCTGAAGATGTAGGTTGGGAACGGCGTTTAGTCATAGGTAAACATTCTGGTCGGCATTCATTATCTAATCTATTAGAACAGCATGGCATCTTTCTCGATTCTCAAGAAACCCAAGCTGTTTTAGATGTAGTCCGTCAGCAATCAATCCTCAGAAAACGCAGTCTCACTACAGAAGAATTATTAAATTTAGTCAGCGAAAAAAGGTATTCCCATGCAACGTGA